From Fimbriimonadaceae bacterium, the proteins below share one genomic window:
- a CDS encoding M28 family peptidase, whose translation MHRTRWILGTAAAAVLLSFAALATAQYPGSTPPPEAYKKGFDSIRPADGHTWLSYLAGPECDGRGSGQPGYQKAAEFMAARFKEFGLQPLGDNGTYFQNIPFSRSRVDDEACSLALGSTVLKGGKDIGFTGLSADAESKGAVVFVRADSAAAKLADPAVLEGKIVILSADNIGNELRRQLFQGSPAAVLTVSDSVSASGWSVRRGSGRAGRGGSSVRGSITQSAARRLAEGAGIDPAFLDAASGDTAAVRTAGEASLEAKVQSEEIMVPNVVGMLEGSDPNLRAQHVGMGAHLDHLGNQNGVIYYGADDDGSGSTALLQVIKAFSINPVKPRRSIVFMAFCGEEMGLIGSRFYSENPKLPLENMVCELQMDMVGRNSDGAQNGDRNRMDKAEENVDTIRLVGSKRISMQLHNLILEANQHVNFRFKYDAEDVYTRSDHYSFASKGIPIAFTFSGFHPDYHRPTDTIEKINFDKIANTARLFYLTAFEAANLDQPVAKDGGG comes from the coding sequence ATGCACCGAACTCGCTGGATTCTCGGGACCGCGGCCGCCGCGGTCCTCCTTTCGTTCGCGGCTCTCGCGACCGCTCAATACCCCGGCTCGACCCCGCCGCCCGAGGCGTACAAGAAGGGCTTCGACAGCATCCGTCCCGCTGACGGGCACACGTGGCTCTCGTACCTGGCTGGGCCCGAATGCGACGGACGCGGAAGCGGCCAGCCCGGCTACCAGAAGGCCGCCGAGTTCATGGCCGCCCGATTCAAGGAGTTCGGACTCCAGCCTCTGGGCGACAACGGCACCTACTTCCAGAACATCCCCTTTTCCCGCAGCCGGGTCGACGACGAAGCGTGCAGCCTCGCCTTGGGCAGCACGGTGCTCAAAGGCGGCAAGGACATCGGCTTCACCGGCCTGTCGGCCGACGCGGAGTCCAAGGGCGCCGTCGTGTTCGTGCGGGCCGATTCGGCGGCAGCCAAGCTCGCCGATCCCGCGGTCCTGGAAGGCAAGATCGTCATCTTGTCGGCCGACAACATCGGCAACGAACTGCGACGCCAGCTTTTCCAAGGATCGCCCGCGGCGGTTCTGACGGTCTCAGACTCGGTCTCAGCGAGCGGGTGGTCGGTCCGCCGCGGCAGCGGCCGTGCGGGACGGGGCGGTTCGAGCGTGAGGGGTTCGATCACGCAGTCGGCGGCCCGCCGCCTTGCCGAGGGGGCGGGCATCGACCCGGCGTTCCTCGACGCCGCGAGCGGAGACACGGCTGCCGTGCGCACCGCAGGAGAAGCCTCGCTCGAGGCAAAGGTCCAGAGCGAGGAGATCATGGTTCCCAACGTCGTGGGCATGCTCGAGGGGTCCGACCCGAACCTCCGAGCACAGCACGTCGGGATGGGGGCGCACCTCGACCATTTGGGAAATCAGAACGGCGTGATCTACTACGGCGCCGACGACGATGGCTCGGGCTCGACCGCACTCCTCCAGGTCATCAAGGCGTTCTCGATCAACCCGGTGAAGCCGCGCCGAAGCATCGTCTTCATGGCGTTCTGCGGCGAGGAGATGGGGCTCATCGGCTCGCGTTTCTACTCCGAGAACCCGAAGCTGCCACTCGAAAACATGGTTTGCGAGCTGCAGATGGACATGGTGGGGCGCAACTCCGACGGCGCCCAGAACGGCGACCGCAACCGCATGGACAAGGCCGAGGAGAACGTGGACACGATCCGCCTCGTGGGGAGCAAGCGCATCTCCATGCAGCTCCACAATCTCATCCTCGAGGCGAACCAGCACGTGAACTTCCGGTTCAAGTACGACGCGGAAGACGTCTACACGCGCAGCGACCACTACTCGTTCGCGTCGAAAGGCATCCCGATCGCGTTCACTTTCAGCGGGTTCCACCCCGACTACCACCGCCCCACCGACACGATCGAGAAGATCAACTTCGACAAGATCGCGAACACCGCGAGATTGTTCTATCTCACGGCGTTCGAGGCGGCCAACCTCGACCAGCCGGTGGCCAAAGACGGAGGCGGCTAG
- a CDS encoding superoxide dismutase, whose translation MPTAMQPKLVEVPQAIPEKVYTTERVGISRKTHDEHLKLWQGYANKTNAIRKALGAMEIDPSQANQIYSELRALKADYSFAYEGYINHNIYFDTIGGEGGPATGKVAQLIDEAFGSFENWAADFKATGMAARGWVFLAYDHEEKRLFNYLGDAQNTFPIWNHTCVLALDVYEHAYYLDFGTARAQYIDAFLKVIDWDAVNRRGEAVTTA comes from the coding sequence ATCCCCGAGAAGGTGTACACCACCGAGCGCGTGGGGATCAGCCGCAAGACCCACGACGAGCACCTGAAGCTCTGGCAGGGATACGCGAACAAGACCAACGCGATCCGAAAGGCGCTTGGGGCCATGGAGATCGATCCTTCACAGGCCAACCAAATCTACAGCGAGTTGCGCGCGCTCAAAGCCGATTACAGCTTCGCGTACGAAGGGTACATCAACCACAACATCTACTTCGACACGATCGGAGGGGAGGGCGGTCCCGCCACCGGCAAGGTCGCCCAACTGATCGACGAGGCGTTCGGTTCGTTCGAGAACTGGGCCGCGGACTTCAAGGCCACGGGCATGGCTGCGCGGGGCTGGGTATTTCTCGCTTACGACCACGAAGAGAAGCGGCTGTTCAACTACCTGGGCGACGCGCAGAACACGTTCCCGATCTGGAACCACACCTGCGTGCTCGCGCTCGACGTGTACGAGCACGCGTACTACCTCGACTTCGGCACGGCCCGCGCCCAGTACATCGACGCCTTCCTCAAGGTGATCGATTGGGACGCGGTGAACCGCCGCGGCGAAGCCGTCACAACAGCCTAG